One Pectobacterium colocasium DNA segment encodes these proteins:
- a CDS encoding MATE family efflux transporter — translation MINAKSILITTIFSWLSRIIIIAAQLISIRILLKHSSLDEFAVYSLLVSIGGWFILMDFGIAIALQNYISERLANKEKYQDLISKAMYFVIPWYIFLVAVLYLFSTKIASVLLPFSNVSIDVKADMIFVTGLIFVTTGIGNVCYKIWYAENKGYISNILPAIGAIIGFLLLYLFIDRMENKSLGGIMLFYSPTALIALFALLKKTVPCISLPRIELSLVVRGSKFWVLSIMVALTLQVDYIIMSRFLSAEDIVIYTLTTRIFGFGYFLYSSVLAATWPTFTELSVKKDAEKILGILKKYVFFSLLGVVVFTLVFILTKDIVVSIFTSGSGKVITIPNSFILLNGAYQLVLIWTALFSTILQSVNLVRLFLILTPIQAAISASFQWVLAENIGLYGITIGLLVSYLAIAVWLLPIKCIKYIKSLDENKDEKDISGHTKLQ, via the coding sequence ATGATAAATGCGAAGTCAATTCTCATAACAACCATATTTTCATGGCTTTCTCGTATAATAATAATTGCCGCGCAGTTAATAAGTATAAGAATATTACTTAAGCATTCTAGCTTGGATGAGTTTGCTGTTTACTCACTTTTAGTTAGTATTGGTGGCTGGTTTATATTAATGGACTTTGGGATTGCAATTGCTCTGCAAAATTATATTTCCGAGCGATTGGCTAACAAGGAGAAGTATCAGGATCTTATATCTAAGGCAATGTACTTTGTTATACCGTGGTACATTTTTTTAGTCGCAGTCTTATATTTATTTTCAACTAAAATAGCATCCGTATTGTTACCTTTTAGTAACGTCAGCATTGATGTTAAAGCCGATATGATTTTTGTTACAGGGCTAATTTTTGTTACGACAGGGATTGGTAATGTATGTTACAAAATTTGGTATGCTGAAAATAAAGGATATATCTCAAACATACTACCAGCGATTGGTGCAATAATAGGTTTTTTACTTCTTTATTTATTCATTGACCGCATGGAGAACAAATCTCTTGGTGGGATAATGTTATTTTATTCTCCAACTGCGCTAATTGCTTTGTTTGCCTTGCTGAAGAAAACCGTTCCCTGTATTTCTCTTCCCCGAATTGAGCTATCTTTAGTTGTCAGAGGCAGTAAATTCTGGGTGTTATCTATCATGGTGGCGCTAACGCTACAGGTAGATTACATTATTATGTCCCGATTTCTTTCTGCTGAAGATATCGTTATCTATACGCTGACAACGCGAATATTCGGATTTGGGTACTTTTTATATTCATCGGTGCTTGCAGCAACGTGGCCAACTTTTACCGAGCTCTCCGTAAAGAAAGATGCAGAGAAGATACTAGGAATACTTAAGAAATATGTTTTTTTCAGTTTGCTAGGTGTGGTGGTTTTTACTCTCGTCTTTATTCTTACCAAAGACATCGTAGTGAGTATATTTACGTCGGGAAGTGGAAAGGTTATTACAATACCCAACTCTTTCATTCTATTAAATGGAGCTTACCAACTGGTTTTAATATGGACTGCATTGTTTTCAACCATCTTGCAAAGTGTTAATTTAGTTCGCCTCTTCTTGATACTTACCCCTATTCAGGCTGCAATCAGTGCGTCATTCCAATGGGTGCTGGCTGAAAACATTGGTCTGTATGGAATCACGATAGGTTTATTGGTTTCATATCTGGCAATTGCGGTTTGGTTGCTACCAATAAAATGCATAAAATATATAAAATCATTGGATGAAAACAAAGATGAAAAAGATATTAGTGGGCATACCAAATTACAATAA
- a CDS encoding glycosyltransferase family 2 protein, producing MKKILVGIPNYNNAAYIIETIESVLKQSYSGVDVVVFDNASTDDSVEVIEKNFLDNPRVVLKKSDSNVGPTMNHNRCIEYAIDNKYDYLKVLSSDDVLLPNIIQEQFDSLESEPRGSFATCNMIVTDDKLMKVKEHAFLGSDVDGNSVIKKCASQSANYIGGPSNGLLRVSCIGDIRFSPEYKWLSDLKFYCDLLANRPFINTGTNGFFYRRHDNTDSGHVSKIKNLKKRESIRFSEEYGGNFLTKIKIHLRDIKSRLL from the coding sequence ATGAAAAAGATATTAGTGGGCATACCAAATTACAATAATGCGGCCTATATTATTGAGACGATAGAGTCAGTATTGAAACAGTCTTACTCAGGGGTTGATGTTGTTGTTTTTGATAATGCGTCAACTGATGACTCGGTCGAAGTAATCGAAAAAAATTTCCTGGACAACCCTAGAGTTGTATTAAAGAAAAGCGATAGTAATGTTGGTCCGACGATGAATCATAATCGTTGTATTGAGTATGCTATCGATAATAAATATGATTACCTGAAAGTGCTATCGTCCGATGATGTGTTATTACCGAATATCATACAGGAACAGTTTGATTCGTTAGAGTCTGAGCCGAGAGGATCGTTTGCTACATGTAATATGATCGTTACCGATGACAAATTGATGAAAGTAAAAGAGCACGCATTTTTAGGCAGTGATGTGGATGGCAATTCGGTTATTAAAAAGTGTGCTTCTCAGTCTGCAAACTATATTGGCGGGCCATCTAACGGATTACTTCGAGTTAGTTGCATTGGGGATATCCGATTCAGCCCTGAATATAAATGGCTGTCGGATTTGAAATTCTACTGCGACTTGCTAGCGAATCGACCTTTCATCAATACTGGTACTAATGGTTTCTTTTACAGAAGACATGATAATACTGACTCAGGGCATGTTTCGAAAATAAAAAATTTGAAAAAGAGAGAGTCGATTCGATTTTCGGAGGAGTATGGTGGAAACTTCTTAACGAAAATAAAAATACACTTGAGGGATATCAAGTCAAGGTTATTATGA
- a CDS encoding acyltransferase, with protein MKLKNSYPIKTVFYFLALLISDALKTLKSYLRRAQCRANGIYIDKTAIIRSDDRGCITLNDGVRISHGVVVICTNEKARDNVFSQLFIGKGTTINEYSNIRASGGTIRIGENCMIAQFVSVVASNHIVNTEKLMIDESWDDNKNEITIGNDVWIGAGAVILPGVTIGDGAVIAAGSVVTKNIDAFTINAGVPCKKIKNRELFFKNINS; from the coding sequence ATGAAATTAAAAAATAGCTACCCAATCAAAACTGTTTTTTATTTTTTAGCACTTTTGATTTCGGATGCATTAAAAACGCTGAAATCTTATCTCCGAAGAGCCCAATGCAGGGCGAACGGCATCTATATTGATAAAACCGCTATTATTCGAAGTGATGACAGAGGATGTATAACACTGAATGACGGCGTAAGAATTTCTCATGGCGTTGTTGTTATCTGTACTAATGAGAAAGCAAGGGATAATGTTTTCTCTCAGCTGTTTATCGGAAAAGGGACTACAATTAATGAGTACTCAAATATAAGAGCATCTGGCGGAACAATTAGAATTGGCGAAAACTGTATGATCGCCCAATTTGTGAGCGTGGTTGCATCCAACCATATTGTCAATACTGAAAAATTGATGATTGATGAAAGCTGGGATGATAACAAGAATGAGATCACCATTGGGAATGATGTGTGGATTGGTGCCGGAGCTGTTATTTTGCCGGGTGTCACGATTGGTGATGGCGCAGTCATTGCTGCTGGCTCGGTGGTGACGAAAAATATCGATGCATTTACGATCAATGCCGGAGTGCCCTGCAAGAAAATAAAAAACAGGGAATTGTTTTTTAAAAATATCAATAGTTGA
- a CDS encoding glycosyltransferase, with translation MKENNYTSSFIFPNHLYGGHEVMTINILNYMASHNSLGIECHVNKRNIKVLDSLKALNEKFGHERIKIFSHSWSSDKNPLLSFFQPFSFVRKLLFIKKLFSSRQKAVLVQGSIELGAEFIWVSYILGCRDLLISYIPMCHTFKHMGFKLGELRDVVSALTYKMCMNYITISKPNEVLLKKRNASAKVSIVNNFIEPISAIIPADSHSSEKINLAIIGRVEIKQKGHDILINALKYIDDEIVKRIHLIIVGDGPDMNMVKDMIESNHLSDKVSFTGWVDKWYQIDERIDYVVMPSRFEGVPLTMLEALSLDIPCIGANRDGMSDYISEELLYDVGGGDDIESKNLAKKINYALSNNKMTKMKINRDDLFYPKGIEVLDETFL, from the coding sequence ATGAAAGAAAATAACTATACTTCATCCTTTATTTTTCCCAACCACCTGTATGGTGGACATGAAGTTATGACAATAAACATTTTGAATTATATGGCGAGTCATAACTCTCTCGGTATTGAGTGTCATGTTAATAAAAGAAACATCAAGGTATTAGATTCTCTGAAGGCACTCAATGAAAAATTTGGCCATGAGAGAATAAAGATATTTTCTCACTCCTGGTCTTCAGATAAGAATCCGCTTCTTTCTTTTTTTCAACCGTTCTCTTTTGTTAGAAAACTCCTTTTTATCAAGAAACTCTTTTCCTCACGACAAAAAGCTGTCCTTGTGCAGGGGAGTATTGAGCTTGGCGCTGAGTTTATTTGGGTTTCTTATATTCTTGGGTGTCGAGATCTGTTGATAAGCTATATCCCCATGTGTCATACATTTAAGCATATGGGGTTTAAGCTTGGCGAACTTCGTGATGTGGTTTCTGCATTGACCTATAAAATGTGCATGAATTACATAACGATATCTAAGCCTAATGAGGTTCTTTTAAAGAAAAGGAATGCTTCGGCTAAAGTAAGTATTGTTAATAACTTCATTGAGCCTATTTCTGCAATTATTCCTGCTGACAGTCATTCATCTGAAAAAATTAATCTAGCTATTATCGGTAGGGTGGAAATAAAGCAAAAAGGGCACGACATACTAATTAATGCATTAAAATATATCGATGATGAAATCGTTAAACGAATACATCTGATTATAGTCGGTGATGGGCCAGATATGAATATGGTGAAAGACATGATAGAGAGCAATCATCTTTCCGATAAGGTATCATTTACTGGCTGGGTCGACAAATGGTACCAAATAGATGAAAGAATTGATTATGTAGTTATGCCGTCGCGTTTTGAGGGCGTTCCTTTGACGATGCTTGAAGCATTATCCCTCGATATCCCATGCATCGGTGCAAATAGAGATGGCATGAGCGATTATATTTCGGAAGAATTACTATATGATGTAGGTGGTGGTGATGATATTGAGTCAAAAAATCTCGCCAAAAAGATTAACTATGCCTTATCTAACAATAAAATGACTAAAATGAAAATAAATCGTGATGATTTATTCTATCCTAAAGGCATTGAAGTATTAGACGAGACTTTTTTATGA
- a CDS encoding glycosyltransferase family 4 protein gives MKVEKIALNLSRVGKYGTGMWNYSKNIADMLHESGFLDSIICSKDHVEYFSNRYKNPKVEIIITPEIVSNTMKVSKFRPLIWLSYSYLLGCKLVMSKKKKNVALLSTTHHSIPFFKNQFITIHDLRPAFYPDSKLQEIYFSRYLPRKVKELRGVFTVSETVKNEIEEYMGVKRTDIQVVYNSIDPSLRPDDIEKGEQEEVKNTFLMVGANWKHKNAHSFLKNFLAYHKDIYNAVIVCGQTDYFNELKSLVAALGLENSVTFKHHISDQELSSLYKTSFALVYPSLSEGFGIPPIEAMSLSLPVIVSDIPVFNEVLGDAAVYVDPNVRESWEQAVDTLKVSRESIIDAGLQRINLYSYDRCKDMLMRGLKNINENAS, from the coding sequence ATGAAAGTTGAAAAGATAGCATTGAATTTATCAAGGGTAGGAAAATACGGCACAGGGATGTGGAATTATTCCAAAAACATTGCTGACATGCTGCATGAATCTGGTTTTCTCGACTCGATCATATGCTCTAAAGACCACGTTGAATATTTTTCCAATAGATATAAAAATCCCAAGGTTGAGATAATTATCACGCCGGAAATAGTATCTAATACTATGAAGGTATCAAAATTTAGACCGTTAATATGGCTTTCATACAGCTATTTATTGGGCTGTAAGCTCGTTATGAGTAAAAAGAAAAAAAATGTAGCGTTGCTAAGTACAACGCACCACTCTATACCTTTCTTTAAAAATCAATTTATTACTATTCATGACTTGCGTCCGGCATTTTACCCAGACTCGAAATTACAGGAAATCTATTTCTCTCGTTACTTGCCTCGTAAGGTAAAAGAGCTAAGAGGCGTATTTACTGTTTCGGAAACAGTGAAGAATGAAATAGAGGAGTATATGGGTGTTAAACGCACTGATATACAGGTTGTTTACAATTCCATTGATCCTTCTTTGCGTCCTGATGATATAGAAAAGGGTGAGCAAGAGGAGGTTAAAAACACTTTCTTAATGGTTGGCGCAAACTGGAAGCATAAGAATGCACATTCCTTTTTGAAGAACTTTCTTGCATACCATAAAGATATTTACAATGCGGTCATTGTTTGTGGTCAAACGGATTATTTTAATGAGTTAAAATCTTTGGTTGCCGCGCTGGGGCTTGAGAACAGTGTAACATTTAAACATCATATCAGTGATCAGGAATTAAGTTCACTGTATAAAACCTCTTTTGCACTCGTGTATCCTTCATTAAGCGAGGGGTTTGGTATACCGCCTATTGAAGCAATGAGTCTGTCTTTACCTGTTATTGTTTCGGATATTCCGGTGTTTAACGAGGTATTAGGGGATGCCGCTGTATATGTTGATCCCAATGTTAGAGAAAGTTGGGAACAGGCCGTTGATACTTTGAAAGTATCCCGTGAAAGCATTATTGATGCTGGGTTGCAGAGAATCAATTTATACAGCTATGACAGATGCAAAGATATGCTTATGCGTGGGTTAAAGAATATCAATGAAAATGCTAGCTGA
- a CDS encoding glycosyltransferase family 2 protein, whose amino-acid sequence MKFSLVIPVYNAGTMWPEVISSIKSQTTKPESVIIIDSSSTDNTVKYALEAGFEVHHIDKSTFDHGGTRSMALEKVNTEFVIYMTQDAILQNDEAFFHLLSAFNNESVGAVYGRQLPHHDANPLATHARLHSYGEVGYVTSMEDYFPQGFRKAFMSNSFSGYRVSALRQAGGFPAKLILGEDAYVAARMLSAGIRVAYMPQALARHSHNYSVGEEFKRYFDIGVFHKTQEWMLTSLGKVEGEGVKFACGQIGYLLKNNHYQYIPFSVASSGAKYLGYKLGKNYHRLNRSLCKKLSMYKSYWNSSV is encoded by the coding sequence ATGAAGTTTTCTCTTGTTATACCGGTTTATAATGCAGGAACGATGTGGCCAGAGGTCATTAGTTCAATTAAATCTCAAACTACGAAGCCTGAAAGCGTTATTATTATTGATTCAAGCTCTACAGATAATACCGTAAAGTATGCCCTTGAGGCTGGCTTTGAAGTCCATCACATAGATAAATCGACCTTTGATCATGGAGGCACTCGCTCCATGGCATTAGAAAAAGTTAACACCGAGTTTGTGATTTATATGACTCAGGATGCGATATTGCAGAATGATGAGGCGTTTTTCCATCTTCTCAGCGCATTCAATAATGAAAGTGTGGGGGCCGTCTATGGGCGTCAACTCCCTCACCATGATGCGAACCCACTTGCCACGCATGCTCGGTTACATAGCTATGGCGAAGTTGGATATGTGACATCGATGGAAGATTATTTTCCTCAGGGCTTCCGCAAGGCATTTATGTCCAACTCTTTTTCCGGATATCGAGTCAGTGCGCTGCGTCAGGCTGGCGGGTTCCCGGCAAAACTTATCCTGGGTGAAGACGCTTACGTGGCTGCACGGATGCTATCGGCAGGAATAAGAGTGGCTTATATGCCGCAAGCGCTTGCACGTCATTCCCACAATTACAGCGTCGGTGAAGAATTTAAGCGCTATTTTGATATTGGCGTCTTCCATAAAACGCAAGAGTGGATGTTGACAAGTCTTGGTAAGGTCGAAGGCGAGGGGGTAAAATTTGCCTGTGGTCAAATTGGTTACCTGTTAAAAAATAATCATTACCAGTATATCCCTTTTTCTGTTGCGAGTTCGGGGGCAAAATATTTGGGATATAAGTTGGGTAAGAATTATCATCGCCTGAATCGCTCGCTGTGCAAAAAATTGTCTATGTACAAGAGTTATTGGAATTCTTCTGTTTGA